One region of Eupeodes corollae chromosome 1, idEupCoro1.1, whole genome shotgun sequence genomic DNA includes:
- the LOC129939003 gene encoding uncharacterized protein LOC129939003, protein MLLVVKACVLSIILLNFAYADDDIKYEMFFDKLDLAKGKDILAASELKIEKTGKTNFIFSGIVEHFKEFNDDWTIALKISKSDTADGEYRSLIDYPITGKKGVCAALKNEYKKYFYDSIKDCSTAPHFDLCPLKEAKYSFDKCSFDASVFEKYLSKGYYIFKVFISHLEESDLVEYDLFAHLEDVK, encoded by the exons atgttgCTTGTAGTAAAAGCTTGTGTTTTATCCATTATACTTTTGAATTTTGCATATGCAGATGAT gatatcaaatatgaaatgttttttgacaaattggatTTGGCCAAAGGAAAAGACATCTTAGCTGCAAGTGaacttaaaatcgaaaaaactggaaaaactaatttcattttcaGTGGAATTGTTGAacatttcaaagaatttaatgACGATTGGACG atagctttaaaaatatccaaatCTGATACAGCCGATGGTGAATATCGCTCATTGATAGATTATCCAATCACAGGAAAAAAAGGAGTTTGTGCGGCCctgaaaaatgaatataagaAGTATTTCTATGACAGTATCAAGGATTGTTCTACGGCACCGCACTTCGATTTGTGTCCTTTGAAGGAAGCTAAATATAGTTTTGATAAATGTTCTTTCGATGCAagtgttttcgaaaaatatctAAGTAAaggttattatatttttaaagttttcatatCACATTTGGAAGAAAGTGATTTGGTTGAATACGATTTATTTGCCCATTTGGAAGATGTAAAATAA
- the LOC129941724 gene encoding lipase 3-like translates to MNLRLIVGLVLVALVATDSAFAGDITTESLIREAGYPFEEHTVETQDGYLLKLHRIPNNSQQKRGIALLMHGLSCSSADWVVLKQGKALAYDLADEGYDVWMGNFRGNLYSRNHRELNPDALLNSNFWDFTWHEMGTMDLPAMIDYIRGKTGEDKMHYFGHSQGTTTFFVMSSLNETYQSYIKSAHMITPLVYVEQLDSIFLEVANKVISLINPLATLAAGNTEFRPNGTITELAGAALCRDRPRELCSNILFLLTGFNEITVDPAILNDVLAITPAGASTKCFLHYFQVHDSNQFQQYDYGLLGNLRRYRNSKPPTYPLENVNVPVFLYWGEEDRLIHKPDIERLAAKLPNVKRVFGIKNGTHQYPMYSPFIKEQLYDLVVADVKSIE, encoded by the exons ATGAACCTGCGTTTGATAGTAGGCCTTGTTCTTGTTGCTCTGGTTGCGACGGACTCAGCTTTTGCTGGAGACATCACAACG GAGAGTTTAATCAGAGAAGCTGGTTATCCTTTCGAAGAACATACCGTTGAAACTCAAGATGGCTATCTGCTGAAGCTTCATCGAATTCCCAACAACAGCCAACAAAAGCGTGGAATTGCTTTGCTCATGCACGGCTTATCGTGTTCATCAGCTGATTGGGTCGTTCTGAAACAAGGAAAAGCACTGGCTTACGATCTTGCTGATGAAGGCTACGACGTTTGGATGGGTAACTTTAGGGGAAATCTGTATTCCCGCAATCATAGAGAACTTAATCCCGATGCACTACTTAATAGTAACTTCTGGGATTTTACTTGGCATGAAATGGGCACAATGGATCTTCCAGCGATGATTGATTACATTCGTGGGAAAACCGGAGAGGACAAAATGCATTACTTTGGCCATTCGCAAGGAACAACAACTTTTTTCGTTATGAGTTCCTTGAACGAAACTTATCAGAGTTACATTAAGTCAGCTCATATGATTACGCCCTTAGTATATGTCGAACAGTTAGATAGCATATTTCTTGAAGTTGCGAACAAGGTTATATCGCTGATAAACCCATTGGCAACTTTAGCCGCCGGAAATACAGAATTCAGACCAAACGGAACAATCACAGAGTTAGCTGGTGCCGCCCTGTGTCGGGACAGACCACGTGAACTATGCTCGAATATACTTTTCCTTCTGACTGGATTCAATGAAATCACTGTGGATCCT GCCATTTTAAATGACGTACTCGCCATTACTCCAGCTGGGGCCTCCACGAAGTGTTTCTTACACTACTTCCAAGTACATGATAGCAATCAATTCCAGCAGTACGATTATGGTTTGTTAGGAAACTTACGACGCTACAGAAACAGTAAGCCTCCAACATATCCTTTGGAGAACGTTAATGTTCCCGTATTTTTGTACTGGGGAGAAGAGGATAGGTTGATTCATAAGCCAGATATCGAGAGACTTGCAGCGAAACTTCCAAATGTCAAACGAGTGTTTGGAATCAAAAATGGTACCCATCAATATCCAATGTATTCTCCATTTATCAAGGAACAATTGTATGACCTGGTGGTGGCAGACGTTAAGTCAATAGAATAA